A single region of the candidate division WOR-3 bacterium genome encodes:
- the efp gene encoding elongation factor P: MITPNDFRPGLLVRYRDDIWEIVEYQRVKIAQRRAFVRTTFRHLLTGKTIEENLSSEEKLEELQVERRKCQYLYNDGENYHFMELEHYDQFALSKEILGDKVLYLTENTIVDILYVEAKPLTIEVPNFVELTVVETEPDYKGDTATGGGKPAKLETGLVISVPFFIKVGDKIRIDTRSNSYVERV; the protein is encoded by the coding sequence ATGATTACACCTAATGATTTTCGACCTGGACTTTTAGTTCGATATCGCGATGACATTTGGGAAATAGTCGAATACCAACGCGTAAAAATTGCCCAACGCCGTGCCTTTGTCCGAACTACCTTTCGCCACCTACTAACCGGCAAGACAATTGAAGAAAATCTCTCTTCCGAAGAAAAACTGGAAGAACTACAAGTCGAGCGCAGAAAATGCCAGTATCTATATAACGATGGCGAAAACTATCACTTTATGGAACTTGAGCACTACGACCAATTTGCCCTATCAAAAGAGATTTTAGGTGATAAGGTTCTCTATCTTACAGAAAACACCATCGTCGACATTCTATATGTTGAAGCCAAACCCCTAACAATAGAAGTACCCAACTTTGTAGAACTAACCGTGGTCGAAACCGAACCTGACTACAAAGGCGATACCGCAACCGGTGGTGGCAAACCCGCAAAATTAGAAACCGGTCTTGTAATATCAGTCCCTTTCTTTATTAAAGTTGGTGATAAAATCCGAATCGATACCAGGTCTAATTCATATGTGGAAAGAGTCTAA
- the hslU gene encoding ATP-dependent protease ATPase subunit HslU, with protein MSIENLLKTTRDAELFAAGDVDTKLDNNFWTPSEIVEYLDRYIIGQKKAKMAVAIALRNRWRRQQVSGKLKEEIYPNNIILIGPTGVGKTEIARRLAKLVRAPFVKVEASKFTEIGYVGRDVDSMIRDLMEIGVNMVKSEKLQLIAPKAEVLAEERILELLLPQSERKRPTNETKSNSKREEQSMAETKEKLRKMLRNGKLDNRLIKIETVKPVLPFIEVFSQAGAEEISMRIQEVFSDAIPKTTKKRKMTVKEAKSVLANEEAQKLLDMDEIVSEAKTRVENSGIVFLDEIDKIVGAGKSFGPDVSREGVQRDLLPIVEGSNVFTKYGMIKTDHILFIAAGAFHNAKPSDLIPELQGRFPIRVELDPLNKDDFKRILVEPENALIKQYTALLATEGVKLEFDDEAISAIAEIAAQVNEQMENIGARRLHTIMNALLEDILFKLPAPDVQQIKITRDYVQSQLKDIIENKDLTKYIL; from the coding sequence ATGTCGATAGAGAATCTTTTGAAAACCACAAGAGATGCTGAGCTTTTTGCTGCTGGCGATGTTGATACGAAATTAGATAATAATTTTTGGACACCATCAGAAATTGTTGAGTATCTTGACCGCTATATTATTGGCCAGAAAAAAGCCAAGATGGCAGTAGCCATTGCGCTACGCAATCGCTGGCGTCGTCAGCAAGTAAGTGGTAAATTAAAAGAAGAAATCTATCCTAATAACATTATTCTTATTGGTCCAACAGGTGTTGGCAAGACGGAGATTGCGCGTCGTTTAGCCAAGTTAGTCCGCGCCCCATTTGTTAAAGTTGAAGCATCTAAATTTACCGAAATTGGCTATGTTGGCCGCGATGTCGATAGTATGATTCGCGATTTGATGGAAATCGGAGTTAATATGGTAAAATCGGAAAAGTTACAGTTGATTGCACCGAAAGCAGAAGTGTTAGCCGAGGAAAGAATCTTAGAACTATTGTTGCCTCAAAGCGAAAGAAAAAGGCCTACAAACGAGACCAAATCTAACTCAAAACGAGAAGAACAATCAATGGCTGAGACTAAAGAAAAACTGCGGAAAATGTTACGCAATGGAAAACTTGACAACCGATTGATTAAAATTGAGACAGTAAAACCAGTTTTACCGTTTATTGAAGTTTTTTCTCAAGCCGGAGCCGAAGAAATATCGATGCGGATTCAAGAAGTTTTTTCCGATGCTATCCCCAAAACTACCAAAAAACGAAAGATGACGGTAAAAGAAGCCAAAAGTGTTTTGGCTAATGAAGAAGCCCAAAAACTTCTTGATATGGATGAAATTGTATCTGAAGCCAAAACCCGCGTGGAAAATTCTGGTATTGTCTTTTTAGATGAAATTGATAAAATTGTTGGGGCGGGTAAATCTTTTGGTCCAGATGTTTCTCGAGAAGGAGTGCAAAGGGATTTGCTACCAATTGTTGAAGGCTCTAATGTCTTTACCAAATACGGTATGATTAAGACTGACCATATCTTATTTATTGCTGCTGGTGCTTTTCATAACGCCAAGCCATCGGATTTAATACCTGAATTGCAAGGACGCTTTCCGATTCGAGTTGAACTTGACCCACTTAATAAAGACGACTTTAAGAGAATTTTAGTCGAACCAGAAAATGCGCTGATTAAACAATATACGGCATTACTTGCAACTGAAGGTGTCAAATTAGAATTTGATGACGAAGCCATATCTGCGATTGCGGAAATTGCGGCACAAGTAAATGAGCAAATGGAGAATATCGGTGCCCGTAGATTACATACAATAATGAATGCACTCTTAGAAGATATCTTATTCAAACTTCCTGCACCCGATGTTCAACAGATTAAGATAACTCGAGATTATGTGCAGAGTCAATTGAAAGATATTATTGAGAATAAAGACTTAACAAAGTATATATTATGA
- the argF gene encoding ornithine carbamoyltransferase, with translation MKKDLISILDLSKDTIQKLIFKAIDLRDELKFEPTLPYLEGKILALVFEKPSLRTRVTFEVAIRQLGGSAIYLGPTDIGLGKRESVADVARNLSRWVNVISARTFSHNTVVELGKFSTVPVINALSDLEHPCQVLADFLTIYDKIGKLQDIKIAWVGDGNNVCHSLMLASALLGVHLKIATPKEYGPNPSILTKTLELAKTSGSKIELFNEPESAVAESEFIYTDTWVSMGQESESEKRQRIFKKFQVNRQLLSYAPDVYWVMHCLPAHRGEEITDDVIDGPHSIVLDQAENRLHIQRAILLYLLGRF, from the coding sequence ATGAAAAAAGATTTAATAAGTATTTTAGATTTATCAAAAGATACAATTCAAAAACTAATCTTTAAGGCAATCGATTTAAGGGACGAACTAAAGTTTGAACCAACTTTACCGTATTTAGAAGGAAAAATATTGGCTTTAGTTTTTGAGAAACCGTCCTTAAGAACACGAGTTACATTTGAAGTTGCGATTCGTCAATTAGGTGGTTCAGCAATTTATTTGGGACCTACCGATATTGGTTTAGGAAAACGCGAGTCAGTGGCGGATGTTGCCAGAAATCTTAGCCGATGGGTAAATGTGATTAGCGCTCGAACTTTTAGTCATAATACCGTAGTGGAATTAGGTAAATTCAGCACGGTACCGGTTATTAACGCGCTTTCTGATTTAGAGCATCCTTGTCAAGTTTTAGCCGATTTTTTAACTATCTATGATAAAATTGGTAAGTTGCAAGATATAAAAATTGCTTGGGTTGGTGATGGTAACAATGTTTGCCATTCTTTAATGCTGGCATCAGCGCTTTTAGGCGTTCACTTAAAAATCGCAACACCCAAAGAATACGGGCCAAACCCATCAATTTTAACTAAAACTTTAGAATTGGCTAAAACCAGTGGCAGTAAAATTGAACTCTTTAATGAACCAGAATCTGCGGTTGCGGAAAGTGAATTTATTTATACGGATACTTGGGTTTCTATGGGACAGGAATCTGAGTCGGAAAAAAGACAAAGAATTTTTAAGAAATTTCAAGTCAATCGACAACTTTTGTCTTATGCACCAGATGTTTATTGGGTAATGCATTGTTTACCGGCACATCGAGGGGAAGAGATTACAGACGATGTGATTGACGGACCACATTCAATTGTTTTAGACCAAGCGGAAAATCGTCTTCATATCCAACGAGCCATCTTGCTCTACTTATTAGGAAGATTTTAA
- a CDS encoding metallophosphatase family protein codes for MRIAVFSDIHSNLEALQAVLDFLSREKIDQFLCLGDIVGYGANPNECVEMIKNLNCLCVAGNHDWGVLDKTDIANFNEPAQVALLWTKHRLNKESREYLAKLPLKVEWEKFFLVHATPKEPADWHYIYRLNQAEAQFQYFNQPIGLIGHSHYPIIIEQNIERKQIQAIQTHQVSRFNIDCRYLINVGSVGQPRDGDCRACVVIIDNETNGIRCERIEYNIKLAQQKILKSGLPSILAHRLALGK; via the coding sequence ATGCGCATAGCCGTTTTTTCGGACATTCATTCTAATTTAGAAGCATTACAAGCAGTGCTAGATTTTCTAAGCCGAGAAAAAATTGACCAGTTTTTATGTTTAGGGGATATTGTCGGCTATGGGGCGAATCCTAATGAATGCGTGGAAATGATTAAAAATCTTAATTGTCTCTGTGTTGCCGGCAATCACGATTGGGGGGTTTTAGATAAAACGGACATTGCAAATTTTAATGAACCTGCCCAAGTTGCATTACTATGGACAAAACACAGGTTGAATAAAGAGAGCAGGGAGTATTTAGCCAAACTTCCACTCAAAGTAGAATGGGAAAAGTTCTTTTTGGTTCACGCCACGCCTAAAGAACCAGCAGACTGGCATTATATATATCGGTTAAATCAAGCAGAGGCACAATTTCAATATTTTAACCAGCCAATTGGCTTGATTGGGCATTCTCATTATCCAATAATTATTGAGCAGAACATCGAACGAAAACAGATTCAAGCAATCCAAACACACCAGGTATCAAGATTTAATATCGATTGCCGGTATCTGATTAATGTCGGTAGTGTTGGCCAACCACGCGATGGTGACTGTCGAGCGTGTGTTGTCATCATTGATAATGAGACCAATGGTATTAGATGTGAACGCATCGAATATAATATTAAATTGGCCCAGCAAAAGATATTAAAATCAGGACTGCCATCAATCCTTGCCCATCGTTTAGCATTAGGTAAATAA
- the accC gene encoding acetyl-CoA carboxylase biotin carboxylase subunit, which produces MFKKILIANRGEIAIRIIRTCHELGIKAVVVYSEADKDSLPVKLSDEAICIGPPSAENSYLNIPRILSAAEITGCDAIHPGYGFLAENPDFAEQCEACNLRFIGPKSSIIRLMADKLLARKKMQEAGLKVVPGSPDAIESIKQARQIAHALGYPIILKSAAGGGGKGMRIVRQERDLETNFRLAQAEAQASFNDARVYMEKYFDNARHIEVQILADSYGNVIHLFERECSIQRRHQKLIEETPSPLLDETSRLKICQDAVLGASAINYENAGTMEFLIVPRTDDPNNFDYYFMEMNTRIQVEHPITEIITCVDIVKQQILIADKQKIDTTLPSLRNPHIYALECRINAEDVSKDFQPAPGKITALQFPQGLGVRVDSHIYAGYNIPAYYDSLICKIITWDTSRLNAIVRMERALKEMVVEGIKTTIPFHLKILSQSDFRQGKLSTSLVEKIRLNSND; this is translated from the coding sequence ATGTTTAAGAAGATACTGATTGCTAATCGTGGTGAAATTGCCATAAGAATCATTCGCACTTGTCATGAACTAGGCATTAAAGCGGTTGTCGTCTATTCTGAAGCAGACAAAGATTCTTTGCCAGTTAAACTCAGTGACGAAGCAATCTGCATCGGTCCGCCTTCGGCTGAAAACAGTTATCTCAATATTCCCCGCATTCTCTCTGCAGCTGAAATTACCGGTTGCGATGCCATACATCCTGGTTACGGCTTTTTAGCCGAAAACCCTGACTTTGCTGAACAATGCGAAGCCTGTAATCTTCGATTTATTGGTCCAAAATCATCTATTATCCGCTTAATGGCTGATAAATTGCTAGCAAGAAAAAAAATGCAAGAAGCCGGCTTAAAAGTTGTGCCCGGCTCGCCAGATGCAATTGAATCCATTAAACAAGCCCGGCAAATTGCTCACGCTCTCGGTTATCCCATAATATTAAAATCTGCTGCTGGTGGTGGTGGTAAAGGAATGAGGATCGTAAGACAAGAACGCGATTTAGAAACCAACTTCCGTTTAGCCCAAGCTGAAGCCCAAGCCAGTTTTAATGATGCTCGTGTATATATGGAAAAATATTTTGATAATGCGCGTCATATTGAAGTCCAAATCTTGGCTGACTCATACGGAAATGTAATTCATCTCTTCGAACGCGAGTGCTCCATTCAAAGACGTCATCAAAAACTTATTGAAGAAACTCCATCACCTTTATTAGATGAAACATCTCGTCTTAAAATCTGCCAAGACGCGGTATTAGGTGCCTCGGCTATTAATTATGAAAATGCCGGCACTATGGAATTCCTTATCGTTCCCCGGACTGATGACCCTAATAACTTTGATTACTACTTTATGGAAATGAATACTCGTATTCAAGTAGAACATCCGATAACAGAAATCATCACCTGCGTTGATATTGTCAAACAACAGATACTCATTGCAGACAAACAAAAAATCGATACCACCTTACCATCATTAAGAAATCCCCATATCTATGCGCTGGAATGTCGAATAAATGCTGAAGATGTCTCTAAAGATTTCCAGCCAGCACCAGGAAAGATTACAGCATTACAATTTCCCCAAGGATTAGGTGTTCGCGTTGACTCGCATATATATGCCGGATACAACATTCCCGCATATTACGATTCGCTCATATGCAAAATTATCACCTGGGATACTTCCCGGCTAAATGCAATTGTACGAATGGAACGAGCCCTAAAAGAAATGGTTGTTGAAGGTATTAAAACGACCATCCCGTTTCACCTAAAAATCTTAAGTCAGTCGGATTTTCGGCAAGGTAAATTGTCAACTTCATTAGTTGAAAAAATAAGATTAAATTCTAATGACTAA
- a CDS encoding Xaa-Pro peptidase family protein produces the protein MNQFRPSKEPYKSRLMQVKHYLTQHKLDAFLITDLSNLFYLVNYTGSNGMLLIKKNQALPIFYTDFRYQTQVYNEVYNCQIKIVNRNLFTQFPTEDLDPISICGFESNHLTYANYQKLKLQLKNKVKLIPRDDGFIEELRSIKSNLELEKIKKAVAITDKVYRNILTKIRPNVTEKDLANEIDYQLKKEADIAFPTIVAFAERSALPHAQPTNRKLKKGDVILFDFGARYDYYCADMTRTIVLGKATAEIKKLYDIVSSAQKKAQAKIKSDVCCADIDKTAREWIQNQGYGEYFGHGLGHGVGIMVHEKPMLTTKSTDKLKTGQTITIEPGIYLPQKYGIRIEDLVLVKKDCGEILTLSPKELIEI, from the coding sequence ATGAATCAGTTTAGACCCTCAAAAGAACCTTATAAATCTCGGCTAATGCAAGTCAAACATTACCTTACTCAACATAAACTTGATGCCTTCTTAATTACAGATTTATCTAATCTTTTCTATTTAGTTAACTACACCGGCTCTAACGGCATGCTTTTAATAAAGAAAAATCAAGCCCTACCGATTTTCTACACTGATTTTCGTTATCAGACGCAAGTATATAATGAAGTCTACAATTGCCAAATAAAAATAGTTAACCGCAATCTTTTTACCCAATTTCCCACAGAAGACCTTGACCCAATCTCAATCTGTGGATTTGAAAGCAATCATCTCACTTATGCCAATTATCAAAAATTAAAACTGCAGTTAAAAAATAAAGTCAAATTAATACCGCGGGATGATGGATTTATTGAAGAATTACGCTCAATAAAAAGTAATTTAGAATTAGAAAAAATAAAAAAAGCAGTTGCCATCACCGATAAAGTTTATAGGAATATTTTAACTAAGATACGACCCAACGTTACCGAAAAAGACCTTGCCAATGAAATTGACTATCAATTAAAAAAAGAAGCAGATATAGCATTTCCTACGATTGTTGCTTTTGCCGAAAGGAGTGCCTTACCTCATGCTCAGCCGACAAATCGTAAATTAAAAAAAGGTGATGTCATACTTTTTGATTTTGGTGCTCGCTATGACTATTATTGTGCTGATATGACCCGCACCATAGTTTTGGGCAAAGCAACTGCAGAAATAAAGAAACTCTATGATATTGTATCCAGTGCTCAAAAAAAAGCCCAAGCCAAAATTAAAAGTGATGTCTGTTGTGCTGATATTGATAAGACTGCACGCGAATGGATTCAAAACCAAGGATACGGCGAATATTTCGGACACGGCTTAGGTCATGGTGTTGGTATAATGGTGCACGAAAAGCCAATGTTAACCACAAAGAGCACTGACAAATTAAAAACAGGCCAGACCATAACAATCGAACCTGGAATCTATCTGCCCCAAAAATATGGTATCCGCATAGAAGATTTAGTTTTAGTTAAAAAAGATTGCGGCGAAATTTTAACCCTCAGCCCTAAAGAATTAATTGAAATCTAA
- a CDS encoding NAD(P)H-hydrate dehydratase — protein MDKEKITYKYDYRTISKMDKKNSLDLLQITSLLEPVVTNQQMRSLDMAINSQFGIPLILLMENAGRAVAECAIEYLQVHNIVAPKILILAGPGNNGGDAIVSVRYLVNRFPKIQIILLILPKANYHNDALINYEIINKFISQSQPLASIIKIIEVTHTRKLSLIKNFNPDLIIDGIFGTGFRGTPEGVFREAIELINQSNAYKIAIDIPSGVNGDTGEIWNLAVKAHQTVSMGLYKRGHWLYPGKSYCGMVKIADLGVAYNNLFTTIISSNKPPKLKSLFSTETYLLTSRFIKQIFPARRPNGHKGTFGSVTVLAGGKGYSGAACLTSLSALKSGVGLVRLCFPISINSAVEKKLTEVIKVPLPTTSEGTLALSGFDQIKKLLDQTDVLIIGPGITTHPETKALIQKVMVSSKKIPIVLDADGINNITIPMLLKLPANQRAHIVLTPHPGEFSRLIGIAPEIINRERIDLCELWAKKLGTNIVLKGAPTVIGTPDGKVFINPTGNSGLAKGGSGDVLTGLIAGFIAQGATPIYASCLGVYLHGLSADLKVKSTTEYCLTASDLINQLPKAIKQILSPENSQKDIKNCKP, from the coding sequence ATGGATAAAGAGAAAATTACTTACAAATACGATTACAGAACAATCTCAAAGATGGATAAAAAGAATTCTCTCGATTTATTACAAATAACATCTCTCTTAGAGCCAGTGGTTACTAATCAGCAAATGCGTAGTCTTGATATGGCAATTAATAGCCAATTTGGTATACCCTTAATTTTGCTGATGGAAAATGCCGGTCGCGCGGTTGCAGAATGTGCGATTGAATATCTTCAAGTCCATAATATTGTCGCGCCCAAAATTCTTATCTTGGCTGGTCCAGGTAATAACGGCGGCGATGCTATTGTCAGCGTCCGATATTTGGTAAATCGATTCCCTAAAATACAGATTATCCTTTTGATTCTGCCCAAAGCAAACTATCATAATGATGCCTTAATAAACTATGAAATCATTAATAAATTTATTAGTCAAAGCCAACCTCTGGCATCAATAATCAAAATCATTGAAGTTACCCATACCAGAAAATTATCCCTGATAAAAAATTTTAATCCCGACCTTATCATTGACGGCATATTTGGCACTGGTTTTAGAGGCACTCCTGAAGGTGTTTTTCGTGAGGCGATCGAATTAATTAATCAATCTAATGCATATAAAATTGCCATTGATATACCCTCAGGAGTAAATGGCGATACCGGTGAAATTTGGAACCTTGCCGTTAAAGCCCATCAAACTGTCTCAATGGGTTTATATAAAAGAGGACATTGGCTTTATCCTGGTAAGTCGTATTGTGGTATGGTCAAAATTGCTGACCTGGGCGTTGCCTATAATAATCTCTTTACTACGATAATCAGTTCAAACAAACCGCCAAAACTTAAATCGCTGTTCTCAACAGAAACTTACCTTTTAACTTCTCGGTTTATTAAACAAATTTTTCCGGCACGAAGACCAAATGGCCATAAAGGAACTTTTGGTTCAGTCACCGTCCTTGCTGGTGGTAAAGGCTATTCTGGTGCTGCTTGTCTTACCAGCCTGAGTGCCTTAAAATCTGGCGTTGGTTTAGTTCGCTTATGTTTTCCCATAAGCATTAATTCCGCGGTAGAGAAAAAATTAACTGAAGTGATTAAAGTGCCCCTACCAACCACTTCAGAAGGAACCTTAGCTTTATCAGGCTTTGACCAAATAAAAAAACTCCTTGACCAAACAGATGTTCTAATAATTGGTCCAGGCATTACAACCCATCCCGAAACTAAGGCATTGATTCAAAAGGTCATGGTCTCGTCTAAAAAAATACCGATCGTGCTTGATGCTGATGGCATAAATAATATTACAATTCCAATGTTATTAAAGTTACCGGCAAACCAAAGGGCCCATATAGTCCTTACGCCACATCCGGGCGAATTCAGTCGACTCATCGGAATCGCTCCAGAAATAATTAATCGCGAAAGAATCGATTTGTGTGAACTCTGGGCAAAAAAACTTGGCACCAACATAGTCTTAAAAGGTGCCCCAACTGTAATCGGAACACCTGACGGAAAAGTTTTTATTAATCCAACAGGTAATTCCGGACTTGCCAAAGGTGGTAGTGGTGATGTCTTAACTGGCCTTATTGCTGGTTTTATTGCCCAAGGCGCCACACCAATATATGCATCTTGTCTTGGTGTCTATCTTCACGGACTAAGTGCTGACTTGAAGGTAAAATCCACAACGGAATATTGTTTAACCGCCTCTGACTTAATTAATCAATTGCCCAAAGCCATTAAACAGATCTTAAGCCCTGAAAATTCTCAAAAAGATATAAAAAATTGCAAGCCGTAA
- a CDS encoding tetratricopeptide repeat protein, with product MLTDITPSVLRMNDYTPSTSKISTAVSFSSFLKSVIRQSDKELLDYAQRFAKYLLGVDDILMHTMPYEQKSLANLSTFPHHSFRFCSKTLSKEWQMPLYFFDDVLLRYTESEFNSLSPLQKHLEILRAESEARLIHHKLNFSRLSDWEYQQAICRALGILPMYLEDQIEELLTCPGFRTPTERAVDYDNIDQFINNLDMLKKELGTALELTYAVLLLNGVKSNTKFFYYAQKLDVLLSRISNLPVVSNQLKHWQSTDSLDAQLTFLSILRNQMAKTLPARNFDEDNFLFTNLLDQNWQRSKSIKGSKDVFAILDTILLTHWGFTVYIVITEKDEYLLEIVFPTINVWWQIADSSQILFVPPAVKYHYDYRFLIAKTITNIADMHMKIGREIDQAHKMYYSAVKLYPNYPIFLNKLVQLYLKTGQVHSALHQIKEISQHYPDAVEINHLLGLTYCLLKDYDNAIPYLEKVIAIKPDLIEAYNNLANCYYQNGKLEQAQKIYSRLLIRQPDYFEGVFGLGNVYFQLKQYAQALHYFEKALRITMHNQLEPQEKESQLIRTLYNLAQTYYELGEIETSIKTYKEILKLKPDHASAWYNLGIIYRDQGETKQAIECIARAIRINPNLMR from the coding sequence GTGTTAACTGATATTACACCATCTGTTTTGCGTATGAATGACTATACGCCTTCTACTTCTAAGATAAGTACAGCTGTCTCTTTTTCTTCATTTCTTAAATCTGTTATTCGTCAATCTGATAAGGAATTATTAGATTATGCTCAACGCTTTGCGAAGTATTTACTTGGTGTGGATGATATCTTGATGCACACTATGCCTTATGAACAAAAGTCTTTGGCAAATCTTTCGACTTTTCCGCATCATTCTTTTCGCTTTTGCTCAAAAACCCTGTCCAAAGAATGGCAGATGCCACTCTATTTTTTTGATGATGTCTTATTGCGTTATACTGAAAGTGAATTCAATTCGCTTTCTCCTTTACAAAAACATCTTGAGATTCTTCGTGCTGAATCTGAGGCACGATTAATCCATCATAAATTAAATTTTTCTCGGCTCTCAGATTGGGAATACCAACAAGCAATCTGTCGAGCCTTAGGAATTTTGCCTATGTATCTTGAAGACCAAATAGAAGAATTATTAACCTGTCCCGGTTTTCGCACACCTACAGAACGAGCAGTTGATTATGATAATATCGACCAATTTATCAATAACTTGGATATGCTCAAAAAAGAATTGGGCACAGCCTTAGAACTGACTTATGCGGTCCTTTTGTTAAATGGTGTTAAATCGAATACAAAATTTTTTTATTATGCTCAGAAGCTTGATGTATTGTTATCCCGAATCTCCAATCTACCTGTAGTTTCCAATCAACTTAAACATTGGCAAAGTACAGATAGTCTTGATGCCCAATTGACATTTCTTTCGATTCTACGCAATCAAATGGCAAAGACATTGCCGGCTCGTAATTTTGATGAAGATAACTTTTTATTTACTAACTTATTAGACCAGAATTGGCAACGATCAAAATCAATTAAAGGTTCAAAAGATGTCTTTGCAATATTAGACACTATCTTACTTACCCATTGGGGGTTTACTGTTTATATTGTCATAACTGAAAAAGATGAATACCTTTTAGAAATTGTCTTTCCGACAATAAATGTCTGGTGGCAGATTGCTGATAGTTCACAAATTTTATTTGTGCCGCCGGCAGTGAAATATCATTACGACTATCGGTTCTTAATTGCAAAAACAATCACTAATATTGCTGATATGCATATGAAAATTGGCCGAGAAATTGACCAGGCGCACAAGATGTATTACAGTGCAGTAAAATTATATCCCAATTATCCAATTTTTCTCAACAAATTAGTTCAACTCTATCTTAAAACCGGACAGGTCCATTCAGCCCTTCATCAGATTAAAGAAATTTCTCAACATTATCCTGATGCGGTTGAGATAAACCATCTGTTGGGTCTTACATATTGTTTACTTAAAGATTATGATAACGCCATCCCCTATTTAGAAAAAGTTATCGCCATAAAACCTGACCTTATTGAGGCTTACAACAACCTTGCCAATTGCTATTATCAGAATGGAAAATTAGAACAAGCACAAAAAATTTATTCCCGACTTTTAATACGACAACCAGATTATTTTGAAGGTGTCTTTGGTTTAGGAAATGTCTATTTTCAATTAAAGCAATATGCGCAAGCCTTACACTATTTTGAAAAAGCCTTAAGAATTACTATGCATAATCAACTTGAACCGCAAGAGAAAGAGTCGCAATTGATTCGGACTTTATATAATCTCGCTCAAACTTATTATGAATTAGGTGAAATCGAAACCAGTATCAAAACATATAAAGAAATCTTAAAATTAAAACCAGACCATGCCTCTGCTTGGTATAATCTCGGCATCATCTATCGAGACCAAGGCGAGACCAAACAAGCCATCGAATGTATTGCCCGAGCCATTCGCATAAACCCTAATCTAATGCGATAA